A single region of the Malus sylvestris chromosome 8, drMalSylv7.2, whole genome shotgun sequence genome encodes:
- the LOC126633539 gene encoding SH3 domain-containing protein 2-like translates to MDAIRKLRDQVAKQQLAVFKQFSGGIYGGSDNVASDENEFQQHQKLEKLYISTRAAKHYQKEIVRGVEGYIVAGSKHVEIGTKLSEDSRKYGSEKTCTSGNTLSRAALSFGRARAQMEKECGVLLKALGTQVA, encoded by the exons ATGGATGCAATCCGGAAGCTCAGAGATCAGGTCGCCAAGCAACAGCTG GCTGTGTTCAAACAATTTTCTGGTGGCATATACGGGGGATCGGATAATGTTGCCTCGGATGAAAATGAATTTCAACAGCATCAGAAACTCGAGAAGCTGTACATATCAACTCGTGCTGCCAAG CATTACCAAAAGGAAATTGTCCGCGGAGTGGAAGGTTACATTGTGGCCGGTTCAAAGCACGTTGAAATAG GTACCAAGCTATCAGAAGATAGCAGGAAATATGGTTCTGAAAAGACTTGCACCAGTGGTAACACATTGTCGAGAGCTGCGCTGAGTTTTGGAAGAGCTCGGGCCCAAATGGAAAAAGAGTGCGGAGTTCTACTTAAAGCCCTTGGCACACAG GTTGCATAG